The proteins below come from a single Rhizobium tropici CIAT 899 genomic window:
- a CDS encoding ABC transporter permease, with amino-acid sequence MSGLFSALGSLWTWLSTIFDPLCGPAGLFTLFGQNTMLACGDTGWGDELAGGLKITIAVSVLTLPLGIVIGFFVALAQQSEEKSLRLAAGVFTTIFRGLPELLTLFIIYYGMQILLQSVLAKFGYDGPVEINAFAAGMVALAIVFSAYCSEVLLSAFKAIPKGQYEAGDALGFHRARTMRLIIVPQLVRISLPNLGNLWMNLLKDTSYVSIIGLADIIRQTGIAVRATKAPFTFYSIACLFYLTLAVISSVGLFYLDRWAKRAEVHR; translated from the coding sequence ATGAGCGGATTGTTTTCCGCCCTTGGTTCCTTGTGGACCTGGTTGAGTACGATTTTTGACCCATTGTGTGGTCCGGCCGGACTGTTCACTCTGTTCGGCCAAAATACGATGCTCGCCTGTGGCGACACGGGATGGGGCGATGAGCTTGCCGGTGGCTTGAAGATCACCATCGCCGTTTCGGTCCTGACGCTGCCGCTTGGCATCGTCATCGGCTTCTTCGTCGCGCTCGCGCAGCAATCGGAAGAGAAATCGCTGAGGCTCGCCGCTGGTGTCTTCACGACGATTTTCCGTGGCCTGCCGGAGCTGCTGACGCTCTTCATCATCTACTATGGCATGCAGATCCTCTTGCAATCCGTGCTCGCCAAGTTCGGTTATGACGGACCCGTTGAGATCAACGCCTTCGCGGCCGGCATGGTGGCGCTGGCAATCGTCTTTTCCGCCTATTGTTCGGAAGTTCTCCTCTCTGCCTTCAAAGCCATTCCCAAAGGTCAATATGAGGCAGGCGATGCACTTGGATTTCATCGGGCACGAACCATGCGGCTTATCATCGTGCCGCAACTCGTGCGTATCTCCCTACCAAATCTCGGGAACCTCTGGATGAACCTGCTGAAGGATACGTCTTACGTGTCCATCATCGGCCTTGCCGATATCATCAGACAGACAGGGATTGCCGTCCGCGCCACCAAGGCGCCCTTCACCTTCTATTCCATCGCCTGCCTGTTTTATCTGACGCTGGCCGTCATCTCTTCCGTCGGCCTCTTCTATCTCGATCGATGGGCTAAACGTGCGGAGGTCCATCGATGA
- a CDS encoding ABC transporter permease: MSHAEVLIAAQPAPPKTVTKLSKARIAGYFFLTLWAVLGISLLAMIISGWDVDKLETYGPRLLHGLWITVKLVATSFILGAILSIPLAFARMSSNKILSTLTYCYVYLFRGTPLLAQIFMVYYGFPSFRWFFEDIGLWWFFKDPFYCGVFAMTLNTAAYQTEIVRGAIQSVPKGQREAASALGIHTWIAFRKIIIPQALIVALRPYGNEIILLIKSSATVSIITVFDLMGETRYAFSRTYDYQIYLWAAIFYLVIVELMRNGWARMEGGLTRHLKR; the protein is encoded by the coding sequence ATGAGCCATGCCGAAGTTCTGATCGCCGCCCAGCCGGCACCCCCGAAGACGGTCACGAAGCTGTCCAAGGCGCGCATCGCCGGTTATTTTTTCCTGACCCTCTGGGCCGTTCTCGGCATTTCGCTGCTGGCAATGATTATAAGCGGGTGGGATGTTGATAAGCTCGAAACCTATGGGCCACGGCTGCTTCACGGTCTCTGGATCACGGTCAAGCTGGTCGCCACATCCTTTATCCTCGGCGCGATTCTCTCGATACCGCTGGCCTTTGCCCGTATGTCGAGCAACAAGATCCTGAGCACGCTGACCTATTGCTATGTCTATCTGTTCCGCGGCACGCCGCTGCTGGCGCAGATTTTCATGGTCTATTACGGTTTCCCGAGCTTTCGCTGGTTCTTCGAGGATATCGGCCTCTGGTGGTTCTTCAAGGACCCGTTTTATTGCGGCGTGTTCGCCATGACGCTGAACACGGCGGCCTATCAGACGGAAATCGTCCGGGGCGCCATTCAGAGCGTGCCGAAGGGCCAGCGGGAAGCGGCCAGCGCTCTTGGTATCCATACCTGGATCGCCTTCCGCAAGATCATCATTCCACAAGCGCTCATCGTGGCGCTGCGCCCCTACGGCAACGAGATCATCCTGCTGATCAAGAGTTCGGCAACCGTCTCCATTATTACGGTCTTCGACCTGATGGGCGAAACACGCTACGCCTTCTCGCGGACCTACGACTACCAGATCTATCTTTGGGCTGCGATCTTCTATCTCGTGATTGTCGAGCTCATGCGAAACGGCTGGGCGCGGATGGAAGGCGGGCTGACACGGCACCTCAAGCGCTGA
- a CDS encoding usg protein, translated as MHNDMQKQLQGYGLTTAQIFYRLPDHPQFLQTYIWQDYDLAPNFPEMRGFLKFWQETLDGPLHSVRYVHRKLISATEWRALKGEFILH; from the coding sequence ATGCATAACGACATGCAAAAGCAGTTGCAGGGTTATGGGTTGACGACGGCGCAGATCTTCTACCGCCTGCCCGATCATCCGCAATTCCTGCAAACCTATATCTGGCAGGATTATGATCTCGCCCCGAACTTCCCGGAAATGCGCGGCTTCCTGAAATTCTGGCAGGAAACGCTGGACGGCCCGCTGCATTCCGTGCGCTATGTCCATCGCAAGCTGATTTCAGCAACCGAATGGCGGGCGCTAAAGGGCGAATTCATCCTGCATTAG
- a CDS encoding methyltransferase domain-containing protein produces MAKKKIDEDALAEAYNQALALEKAGDIDAAVQAYEKVLALDPEDHGGAAVRIASMGRGETPAKAPDAYVETLFDQHAEVFEDVLVEQLGYHVPVLVRQRLQALGLGPFKRMLDLGCGTGLTGGTLRDIAEDITGIDISENMVEVAHEKDIYETLFVAEVEDFLDDNDEEPFDLITATDVLPYLGALEPLFFGAAENMTPSGLFIFSSETLAEATMAGRPYIVGPHQRFAHSEAYVRERLTATGFELVEITDINVRMEDGQPTPGHLVIARRLAD; encoded by the coding sequence ATGGCAAAGAAGAAGATCGACGAAGACGCGCTGGCGGAAGCCTATAACCAGGCACTGGCACTGGAGAAGGCGGGCGATATCGACGCTGCGGTTCAGGCCTATGAGAAGGTGCTGGCTCTCGATCCGGAAGACCACGGCGGCGCAGCCGTGCGCATCGCCTCGATGGGACGCGGCGAGACGCCGGCCAAGGCGCCTGACGCCTATGTTGAAACCCTGTTCGATCAGCATGCCGAAGTTTTCGAAGACGTGCTGGTGGAGCAACTCGGCTACCACGTCCCGGTTCTCGTGCGCCAGCGCCTGCAGGCGCTCGGCCTCGGTCCCTTCAAGCGCATGCTCGACCTCGGCTGCGGCACTGGCCTCACCGGCGGCACGCTGCGCGATATCGCCGAGGATATCACCGGCATCGACATTTCCGAGAACATGGTCGAAGTCGCCCATGAGAAGGATATCTACGAAACGCTCTTCGTTGCCGAGGTCGAGGATTTTCTCGACGACAATGACGAGGAACCGTTCGACCTGATCACCGCGACTGATGTCCTACCCTATCTCGGTGCACTGGAGCCGCTGTTCTTCGGCGCCGCCGAAAACATGACGCCGAGCGGCCTCTTCATCTTCTCTTCGGAGACCCTAGCTGAGGCGACCATGGCCGGACGTCCCTATATAGTCGGCCCGCATCAGCGCTTCGCCCATTCCGAAGCCTATGTGCGCGAAAGGCTGACTGCGACCGGCTTCGAACTCGTCGAAATCACCGACATCAACGTCCGTATGGAAGATGGCCAGCCAACACCGGGTCATCTGGTCATCGCCCGTCGTCTCGCCGATTGA
- a CDS encoding glutathione S-transferase family protein translates to MSLILYQHPLASFCHKVLMALYENGTPFESRIIDLGNAESRAALVRLWPLAKFPVLRDEALDSTVPETSIIIEYLDRHYPGATQLLPTDPSDALCVRLWDRFFDLYVQEPMQAIVADVRRAEGERRPQSVAEAETLLRTAYGMIEKQLDGKTWITGDNVTMADCAAAPALFYAETLIPFAQEHDRLKAYYRRLIERPSFARVLQEATPYFRMYPYSDKLPAQFRPEKPNA, encoded by the coding sequence ATGTCCCTTATTCTCTATCAGCATCCCCTCGCCTCCTTTTGCCACAAGGTGTTGATGGCGCTCTATGAAAACGGGACGCCATTCGAAAGCCGCATCATCGATCTCGGCAATGCGGAATCGCGCGCCGCGCTGGTGCGCCTCTGGCCGCTCGCAAAATTTCCAGTGCTTCGCGACGAAGCTCTCGACAGCACCGTTCCCGAGACCAGCATCATCATCGAATATCTCGACCGGCATTATCCCGGCGCAACGCAGCTGCTGCCGACAGATCCATCGGACGCCCTATGTGTGCGGCTCTGGGATCGCTTCTTCGATCTCTATGTGCAGGAGCCAATGCAAGCGATCGTCGCGGACGTGCGTCGGGCAGAAGGGGAGCGGCGTCCGCAAAGCGTCGCCGAAGCCGAGACCTTGCTGCGCACCGCTTATGGCATGATCGAAAAGCAGCTGGACGGGAAAACCTGGATCACCGGCGACAATGTGACAATGGCGGATTGCGCCGCCGCGCCGGCTCTCTTCTACGCTGAAACCCTTATCCCCTTCGCCCAAGAGCATGATCGGCTGAAGGCCTATTATCGGCGCCTTATCGAGCGCCCTTCCTTCGCCCGCGTCCTGCAGGAAGCAACGCCCTATTTCCGTATGTACCCTTATAGTGACAAGCTGCCGGCGCAGTTCCGGCCGGAAAAGCCGAATGCTTGA
- a CDS encoding ArsR/SmtB family transcription factor — translation MLEESQALDRMFQALSDQSRRGMIDRLGRGPASVTELAQPLDMALPTVMKHLQVLETSGLVLSEKAGRVRTYHLRKEALAAVERWIAERKASWNRTFDRLDLFLADTSTETTDE, via the coding sequence ATGCTTGAAGAATCGCAAGCGCTCGACCGCATGTTCCAGGCTCTGTCCGATCAAAGCCGTCGCGGCATGATCGACAGGCTCGGGCGTGGACCGGCCTCCGTCACGGAACTGGCTCAGCCCCTCGATATGGCGCTGCCGACCGTGATGAAACATCTGCAAGTACTTGAGACGAGCGGACTGGTGCTGTCGGAAAAGGCCGGGCGGGTGCGTACCTATCATCTGCGCAAGGAAGCGCTGGCAGCCGTCGAGCGCTGGATTGCCGAGCGCAAGGCATCTTGGAACAGGACCTTCGACCGGCTCGACCTATTTCTCGCTGATACATCGACGGAGACGACGGACGAATGA
- a CDS encoding SRPBCC family protein: MSIRSTDHTTITIERHFKAPLPKVFDAWAIPEQKRQWFGCHDNWKQLEFQLDFRTGGSESNRTASTDGVVHAYQARYIDVVQNERFIYAFDMTLDDVRISVSLATVSFAPGPGGTKMTFVEQVVFLDGYSDNGSRLMGTEIGFDNLKLYVEGDDSRPN; encoded by the coding sequence ATGAGCATAAGATCCACAGACCATACGACGATCACCATAGAGCGTCATTTCAAAGCACCCCTCCCCAAGGTCTTCGATGCCTGGGCAATACCGGAGCAGAAGCGGCAATGGTTCGGCTGTCATGATAATTGGAAGCAGCTGGAGTTCCAGCTCGATTTCCGCACCGGCGGTAGCGAAAGCAACCGCACTGCCTCCACGGATGGCGTCGTACATGCCTATCAGGCGCGCTATATCGACGTCGTTCAGAACGAGCGCTTCATTTATGCTTTCGACATGACGCTCGACGACGTCAGAATCTCCGTATCGCTGGCAACGGTCAGCTTCGCGCCCGGGCCTGGCGGCACGAAAATGACCTTCGTCGAACAGGTCGTGTTCCTCGATGGCTACAGCGACAACGGCTCGCGCCTCATGGGCACGGAAATCGGCTTCGACAACCTCAAGCTCTATGTCGAGGGAGACGATAGCAGGCCGAACTAG
- a CDS encoding ABC transporter ATP-binding protein gives MSVNTLDRPRAEAKNVAAQAAGAAAIHIKGLEKSFGNNRVLRGIDLDIPAGQFVAVIGKSGCGKSTLLRILMGLEEPSAGHLRFEAVDGGDTQPNTRIVFQEPRLLPWLSVADNVAVGLGEGVPQNVSKRETASVLSEVQLAEKAGEWPSSLSGGQKQRVALARALVSKPGILALDEPLGALDALTRISMQELLNRVWRELGFTAVLVTHDVSEAVHLADRVVVLDEGRIVLDLDIPYPHPRRHGNPALAELEGQLLAAILGDARN, from the coding sequence ATGAGCGTCAACACACTCGATCGCCCACGGGCGGAAGCCAAAAATGTTGCCGCGCAGGCTGCGGGCGCTGCGGCCATCCATATCAAGGGTCTGGAGAAGAGTTTCGGCAACAACCGCGTCTTGCGCGGCATCGATCTCGATATTCCCGCTGGTCAATTCGTCGCCGTCATCGGCAAGAGCGGCTGCGGCAAGAGCACGCTGCTGCGCATCCTGATGGGGCTGGAAGAGCCGAGTGCCGGTCATCTACGCTTTGAAGCGGTCGATGGTGGTGACACTCAGCCCAATACACGCATCGTCTTTCAGGAGCCGCGGCTGCTGCCCTGGCTTTCCGTCGCCGACAATGTTGCGGTGGGCCTGGGCGAGGGCGTGCCACAAAACGTATCGAAGAGGGAAACGGCTTCGGTTCTCTCTGAGGTGCAGCTTGCCGAGAAGGCCGGTGAATGGCCCTCGAGCCTTTCCGGTGGGCAGAAGCAGCGCGTGGCGCTCGCCCGTGCGCTCGTCAGCAAGCCCGGTATTCTTGCCCTCGATGAGCCGCTTGGCGCGCTGGATGCTTTGACCCGCATCAGCATGCAGGAACTGCTGAACCGCGTCTGGCGTGAGCTCGGCTTTACCGCCGTGCTTGTGACCCACGATGTCAGCGAAGCCGTGCATCTGGCCGATCGGGTCGTGGTGCTGGACGAGGGCCGGATCGTGCTCGATCTCGATATTCCATATCCGCATCCCCGCCGTCACGGCAATCCGGCGCTTGCAGAGCTCGAAGGGCAGCTGCTGGCGGCAATTCTCGGCGACGCACGGAATTAG
- the ssuC gene encoding aliphatic sulfonate ABC transporter permease SsuC, which translates to MSAFDTSFVRVVSERRARQARVARQGISFQRFLPFLLPVVVIAAWQLGSSLGWISTRIMPSPAAVVVAFWQTTISGQLPNNILVSAGRAFAGLLVGGSIGFLLGIANGVSRLSEQLTDTTLQMLRTIPHLAMVPLVILWFGIGEESKLFLTALGVLFPIYLNTYHGVRNVDRGLIEMGRVYGMSNWTLFRKVIFPGALPSILVGLRFALGIMWLTLIVAESIAASSGIGYMANNAREFGMTDVVVLTLVIYAILGKLADVVARAIERRALRWNPAYRN; encoded by the coding sequence ATGTCGGCATTCGACACGTCCTTCGTCCGCGTGGTCTCGGAACGGCGCGCACGCCAGGCCAGGGTCGCGCGGCAAGGTATTTCGTTCCAGAGGTTTCTGCCGTTCCTGCTGCCGGTTGTCGTCATCGCGGCATGGCAGCTGGGCTCGTCGCTTGGATGGATCTCCACCCGCATCATGCCGTCGCCGGCGGCCGTCGTGGTCGCCTTCTGGCAGACCACGATTTCCGGACAGCTGCCGAACAATATCCTCGTCAGCGCCGGTCGCGCCTTCGCCGGCTTGCTAGTCGGCGGCTCGATCGGCTTCCTGCTTGGCATCGCCAACGGCGTATCGCGGCTGTCGGAGCAATTGACCGATACGACGCTGCAGATGCTGCGCACCATTCCGCATCTCGCCATGGTACCGCTCGTCATTCTCTGGTTCGGGATCGGCGAGGAATCCAAGCTGTTCCTGACCGCGCTCGGTGTACTCTTCCCGATCTATCTCAACACCTATCACGGCGTGCGCAATGTCGATCGCGGGCTGATCGAGATGGGACGGGTCTACGGCATGAGCAATTGGACGCTGTTCCGGAAGGTCATCTTCCCCGGCGCACTTCCGTCCATTCTCGTCGGCTTGCGGTTTGCTCTCGGCATCATGTGGCTGACGCTCATCGTTGCCGAATCGATCGCGGCATCGTCGGGCATTGGCTACATGGCCAACAATGCCCGCGAGTTTGGCATGACTGATGTCGTAGTGCTGACGCTGGTCATCTACGCCATTCTCGGCAAGCTCGCCGATGTCGTCGCACGGGCGATCGAGCGCAGGGCTTTGCGCTGGAATCCGGCCTATCGGAATTGA
- the ssuD gene encoding FMNH2-dependent alkanesulfonate monooxygenase — MTATAKPIDFLWFIPTSGDGTYLGTADLNRGPEIGYLQQIAQAVDRLGYTGVLLPTGVSCEESFVTAAALSAHTQKLKFLVAIRPGTASPAYYARLASTLDRVSNGRVLLNIVVGGSPAELAGDGIHLEHDERYAHADEFFHVWEELLETGSSTFEGKYIKATNARLGLPPVQAPRPPLYFGGSSDAGIEFSVGRVDKYLTWGEPPALVAEKIAKVRAAAAKRGREVSFGIRLHFIVRETDEEAWAAADKLISKLDDETIREAQEQFVNQSDSVGQKRMAALHGGRRDKLEVSPNLWAGVGLVRAGAGTALVGSPKTVAARLREYQELGIETVIGSGYPHLEEAYRVAELLFPELGLKRDEQRAGFRNEFGAKQIFAGGSHGGNLKVVSGS; from the coding sequence ATGACCGCGACCGCAAAACCCATCGATTTTCTCTGGTTCATTCCGACCTCCGGCGACGGCACTTATCTGGGTACGGCCGATCTCAACCGTGGCCCGGAGATCGGCTATCTCCAGCAGATCGCGCAGGCGGTCGACCGACTTGGTTATACCGGCGTGTTGCTTCCGACGGGTGTGTCCTGCGAAGAGTCTTTCGTGACGGCCGCGGCGCTCTCGGCGCATACGCAGAAGCTGAAGTTCCTGGTCGCGATCCGTCCGGGCACGGCCTCGCCAGCCTACTATGCGCGCCTTGCCTCGACGCTCGATCGCGTCTCGAACGGTCGCGTGCTGCTGAACATCGTCGTTGGCGGCAGCCCGGCGGAACTCGCCGGTGACGGCATTCATCTGGAACACGATGAGCGCTACGCCCATGCCGATGAATTCTTCCATGTCTGGGAGGAGCTGTTGGAGACGGGATCGTCCACCTTCGAAGGCAAATATATCAAGGCGACGAATGCGCGGCTTGGATTGCCGCCGGTGCAGGCACCGCGCCCGCCGCTCTATTTCGGTGGATCTTCGGATGCCGGCATCGAATTCTCGGTTGGTCGCGTCGACAAGTATCTGACATGGGGCGAACCGCCGGCACTGGTGGCCGAAAAAATTGCAAAGGTGCGCGCAGCCGCTGCCAAGCGTGGGCGCGAGGTCAGCTTCGGCATTCGCCTTCACTTCATCGTTCGCGAGACGGACGAAGAGGCATGGGCTGCGGCCGACAAGCTGATCTCCAAGCTCGACGACGAGACGATCCGCGAAGCCCAGGAGCAATTCGTCAACCAGTCCGATTCTGTTGGCCAGAAGCGCATGGCGGCGCTGCATGGCGGCCGCCGCGACAAGCTCGAAGTTTCGCCGAATCTCTGGGCTGGCGTCGGCCTGGTCCGTGCTGGCGCCGGTACGGCACTTGTGGGATCGCCGAAGACAGTTGCTGCAAGGCTGCGGGAATATCAGGAGCTCGGCATCGAAACCGTGATCGGCTCGGGCTATCCGCATCTGGAGGAAGCTTATCGTGTGGCCGAACTGCTCTTCCCCGAGCTGGGATTGAAGCGCGACGAGCAGCGCGCCGGCTTCCGCAACGAATTCGGCGCCAAGCAGATTTTCGCGGGCGGCAGTCATGGCGGCAATCTCAAGGTCGTTTCCGGCTCGTAA
- a CDS encoding aliphatic sulfonate ABC transporter substrate-binding protein: MISRRQTLGLLGATAVAFALPSVRQSRAAAATTLRIGWQKNSVLALAKRQRALEKRLSDRGISVEWSEFTSGPPLLEALGAGALDFGATGDVPPLFAQAANGNLLYVGIYTGSPESSAILVRKDSPIQTLADLKGKKVAFKRGSSAHNVAVKALRKGGLTINDVQPLDLTPPDASAAFKTGAIDAWSIWDPYLAIAEADPDTRILATARGIVDSFSYFLANGDFTKDNPQVIIDVIDELAKVGAAAQSDLDGTVKAMSEITGVPAEVTRVVLTRPGANLGGVSTITDAAIAYQQGLADEFYNLGIVPKKLNVTDIVWRPKAS; encoded by the coding sequence ATGATTTCGCGCAGACAGACACTCGGCCTTCTCGGTGCGACCGCGGTTGCCTTCGCTTTGCCTTCCGTTCGACAGTCACGTGCGGCCGCAGCGACGACGCTTCGGATCGGCTGGCAGAAGAACAGCGTATTGGCATTGGCAAAGCGTCAAAGGGCGTTGGAAAAGCGACTTTCCGATCGCGGCATATCCGTCGAATGGTCGGAATTCACATCCGGCCCGCCGCTGCTGGAAGCTCTTGGCGCCGGTGCTCTCGATTTCGGTGCGACGGGCGACGTGCCGCCGCTGTTTGCGCAGGCCGCCAATGGCAATCTGCTGTATGTCGGCATTTACACCGGCAGCCCCGAAAGCTCCGCCATTCTCGTGCGCAAGGATTCGCCGATCCAGACGCTTGCCGATCTCAAGGGAAAGAAGGTTGCCTTCAAGCGCGGTTCCAGCGCCCATAACGTCGCCGTCAAGGCGCTTCGCAAAGGTGGGCTGACGATCAACGATGTGCAGCCGCTCGATCTCACGCCGCCGGATGCGTCCGCCGCGTTCAAGACGGGCGCGATCGACGCCTGGTCGATCTGGGATCCCTATCTCGCCATTGCAGAGGCCGATCCGGATACCCGCATCCTTGCGACTGCGCGGGGCATCGTCGATTCCTTCAGCTATTTCCTGGCCAACGGCGATTTCACTAAGGATAATCCGCAGGTGATTATCGACGTCATCGACGAACTGGCCAAGGTGGGGGCGGCGGCGCAATCGGATTTGGACGGCACCGTTAAGGCCATGTCTGAAATCACCGGCGTGCCGGCCGAGGTGACGCGGGTGGTGCTGACGCGCCCCGGTGCGAATCTTGGCGGCGTCTCTACCATCACAGATGCGGCGATCGCCTATCAGCAGGGGCTGGCTGACGAGTTCTACAATCTTGGCATCGTTCCGAAGAAGCTGAACGTCACGGACATCGTCTGGCGGCCGAAGGCAAGCTGA
- a CDS encoding NAD(P)-dependent oxidoreductase, with translation MAKVSFIGMGVMGYPMAGHLKVKGGHDVTVYNRTVTKAEAWAKQYDGKFAPTPAQAAAGADFVFTCVGNDDDLRSVTTGENGVLSSMKAGSILIDNTTASAEVARELYAAAKEKGIAFIDAPVSGGQAGAENGVLTVMCGGDEAVFEKARPVIDAYARMVGLMGAVGAGQLTKMINQICIAGIVQGLAEGIHFGKQAGLDIEKVVEVISKGAAGSWQMENRHKTMNAGKYDFGFAVDWMRKDLGIVLEEARRNQAKLPLTALVDQFYGDVQAMGGNRWDTSSLLARLDKK, from the coding sequence ATGGCAAAGGTCTCATTCATCGGCATGGGCGTCATGGGTTACCCCATGGCGGGGCATCTGAAGGTCAAGGGCGGACATGATGTCACCGTCTATAACCGCACCGTTACCAAAGCCGAGGCATGGGCCAAACAATATGACGGCAAGTTTGCCCCTACCCCAGCTCAGGCTGCCGCAGGCGCCGATTTCGTCTTCACCTGCGTCGGCAATGACGACGACCTTCGCTCGGTGACGACGGGCGAGAACGGCGTCCTTTCAAGCATGAAGGCCGGTTCCATCCTCATCGACAACACCACCGCAAGTGCCGAAGTCGCCCGCGAACTCTACGCAGCCGCCAAGGAAAAAGGCATTGCCTTCATCGACGCCCCGGTTTCCGGCGGACAGGCCGGCGCAGAGAATGGTGTTTTGACCGTCATGTGTGGCGGTGACGAGGCCGTGTTCGAGAAGGCTCGTCCCGTCATCGACGCCTATGCCCGCATGGTCGGGCTGATGGGGGCTGTCGGCGCGGGACAACTGACCAAGATGATCAACCAGATCTGCATTGCCGGCATCGTCCAGGGACTCGCCGAAGGCATCCATTTCGGCAAGCAGGCGGGGCTCGATATCGAAAAGGTCGTTGAGGTCATTTCCAAGGGCGCCGCCGGTTCCTGGCAAATGGAAAACCGCCACAAGACCATGAATGCCGGTAAATATGATTTCGGCTTTGCGGTCGACTGGATGCGCAAGGATCTCGGCATCGTGCTCGAGGAGGCCCGCCGCAATCAGGCCAAGCTGCCGCTCACGGCCCTCGTCGACCAGTTCTACGGCGACGTCCAGGCGATGGGAGGCAATCGCTGGGATACCTCCTCGCTGCTCGCGCGCCTGGACAAGAAGTAA
- a CDS encoding Lrp/AsnC family transcriptional regulator, which translates to MDRLDRKILRLLQEDSTLAVADLAKKVGLSTTPCWRRIQKMEEDGVIRRRVALLDPEKVNTKVTVFVSIRTNSHSIEWLKRFSEVIADFPEVVEFYRMSGDVDYLLRVVVPDIAAYDAFYKRMIAKIEIRDVSSAFAMEQIKYSTELPLDYMLLENARSNED; encoded by the coding sequence ATGGACCGCCTAGACCGCAAAATCCTGCGCCTGTTGCAGGAGGATTCCACTCTGGCCGTAGCCGATCTTGCCAAGAAGGTCGGTCTCTCGACGACGCCCTGCTGGCGCCGCATCCAGAAGATGGAAGAGGATGGCGTCATTCGCCGCCGCGTGGCCTTGCTCGATCCGGAAAAGGTCAACACGAAGGTCACGGTTTTTGTTTCGATCCGCACCAATAGCCACTCCATCGAATGGCTGAAGCGCTTCTCAGAAGTGATCGCCGATTTCCCGGAAGTGGTCGAATTCTATCGCATGAGCGGTGACGTGGACTATCTGCTGCGTGTCGTCGTCCCGGATATCGCCGCTTACGATGCCTTCTACAAGCGCATGATCGCCAAGATCGAAATCCGCGATGTCTCCTCGGCTTTCGCGATGGAGCAGATCAAGTATTCGACGGAACTGCCGCTCGATTACATGCTGCTGGAAAATGCCAGGTCCAACGAGGACTGA
- a CDS encoding uracil-DNA glycosylase family protein, whose protein sequence is MKQESELQILRSAIAACRLCRDAPAKGEADRLPHEPRPVATLSSTARILIAGQAPGLRVHESGLPFNDASGDRLRHWLAVDRESFYNPDHFAIMGMGFCFPGYDKTGSDLPPRKECAPLWRQRAMDAMPQIELIVTIGQYAQAWHLGAERMGSMTETVAQWRRYLLTNRSPSVLPLPHPSWRNSGWLKRNPWFEAELLPVLQQRVKSLLP, encoded by the coding sequence ATGAAGCAGGAGAGCGAATTGCAAATCCTGCGCTCGGCGATTGCGGCCTGCCGTCTCTGTCGGGATGCACCGGCAAAGGGCGAAGCGGATCGCCTGCCGCATGAGCCGCGTCCGGTTGCGACACTATCATCGACTGCACGGATACTTATCGCAGGGCAGGCGCCAGGATTGCGCGTTCACGAGAGCGGTCTGCCGTTCAACGATGCCTCGGGTGATCGTTTGCGTCACTGGCTCGCCGTAGATCGCGAGAGTTTCTACAATCCGGATCATTTCGCTATAATGGGCATGGGCTTCTGCTTTCCAGGCTATGACAAGACTGGAAGCGATCTGCCGCCGCGCAAGGAGTGCGCGCCTTTATGGCGGCAGCGGGCAATGGATGCGATGCCGCAGATCGAATTGATCGTGACAATCGGTCAATATGCGCAGGCTTGGCATCTTGGGGCGGAGCGCATGGGTTCGATGACCGAGACGGTCGCGCAGTGGCGGCGTTATCTTCTAACCAACCGGTCGCCGTCCGTCCTGCCATTGCCGCATCCAAGTTGGCGCAACAGCGGCTGGCTGAAACGTAACCCGTGGTTCGAGGCCGAGTTGCTTCCCGTGTTACAACAACGTGTGAAAAGCCTGCTTCCTTGA